The following coding sequences are from one Bombus terrestris chromosome 14, iyBomTerr1.2, whole genome shotgun sequence window:
- the LOC100648801 gene encoding kinase D-interacting substrate of 220 kDa isoform X5: MRVFLDIDLVSMEYVNERSNLLGSNRENVASFPSLVPQGLAHSYGSLSSCQQVLQSIWNRSKQTLHRTDSMVSLCYRSLASYITDDNLAGLQSFLENKRVLIDDRDENGSTALILAATKGKIHFVRELINHGADVNAEDADNWTALLCAAKEGHTDVCLELLEHGADLEHRDMGGWTALMWATYKGRSPTVMMLLGREADVNAHGNFHISSLLWAAGRGYPDIVKDLIAHGAKVNVGDKYGTTALVWASRKGHVEIVDTLLKAGANVDTAGMYSWTALLVATLGNHLEVVLLLLEHKPNVNALDKDGCTALAIACREGHHEIANALLNAGAYVNIQDRAGDTNLIHAVKGGHRGVVESLLKKYADVDIAGKDKKTATYIAVEKGNISILKLLLNANPDLEIATKDGDTPLLRAVRSRNAEIVQILLDKKAKVSATDKKGDTVLHIAMRARSKAIVEILLRNPKNSQLLYRPNRQGETPYNIDINHPKTILGQIFGARRLNTNEDNENMLGYDLYSSALADILSEPSLSTPITVGLYAKWGSGKSFLLNKLREEMKNFARQWMDPVFQFSFLLFVVITHVSLLVGITIGLALQSWIVGLACGISLIFFTYTFLILVWYANKRYDWYWPYNFTVALTTKLNSLKLLLQVIFCHPPGGRVHDDITVQPIKFYFTDQTRVGTTAAGENAVVQMVGSLYDSIENEFGSLSTRLYRAFRPKPDKSTTTWKWRHLCCLPYIVIFEFCFCSLLVGISVLTVYLIDISSSEPTIERVTSHIIMITIALILAVSVIANLYTWSRTLQALVFSQRRHLQRSISKLETLKSEGFIQTLRSEVSLMTEMVKCLDSFMAQQSRLVIIVDGLDSCEQDKVLLVLDAIQALFSDNGYPFVVILAIDPHIIAKAVEVNSRRLFTESNIGGHDYLRNMVHLPFYLQNSGLRKVKVAQQTAQHSRKTTWTEAEESVNYTATSTMHHSVSNRRLSTESAIMNSNEKLKPQSRKGSRKLRLSESIASSIGSNLNRLGGAQDLNKMLLTDDYFSDVNPRSMRRLMNVVYVTGRLLKAFQIDFNWYHLASWINITEQWPFRTSWLILHYDMYEDSLDDSMSLKNLYDKIRPQIPVLKEVQPLLEMDRDERKLDIFLTFHRSSLLVSDMKIFLPFTINLDPYIKKKIKEEQQSMEEESGLLGPYKQYSPWTLPSNTHESWSVNKSGLPNRTMKLVKTPSLQGHVPVPSTSWVQPCLQPTFDWQTPSWQVLPVEPAIKPLSATTTLPSEILEIRLSSLTVNGICDLIDRIDSISPNQAPQYKQVIKENNITGRVLLHCDLQELKKVLKMAFGDWELFRMMIVSLRELELSSFSTQEEGSRSVRFTVGSEQIQRKGGDHALQNTSIRVPTHVEKDKGTSRTDGPRRDQTKQSIMEKQVTLEEQMICGALQTLNEEACEDVLDVPSSAVVPSDSLAGSISMAPQDTDYVILQSNPLLHWVPVNDEPETSDDSSFESTVHLQRTNSQRSITSQLSTRSACSFGRKELRKSGGNSISSRPASLFVSPPPSPRPAFRSKSTDENYVANNIPMKSAISTPMKKRCSTSTLNDELILSVPVPNSSLEKLSKLKDRLMGTLPVSPAPGESEDESTPLVSELSTPTHSQSDSVFKHDCSEENSSSISSNKSLPHDGERSIDVVDYSDTVSLMVREASQVRFLSRQDAEEWDNPETPV; encoded by the exons ATGAGAGTATTTCTCGATATTGACCTGGTTTCGATGGAATACGTAAACGAGAGGAGTAACTTATTGGGTTCTAATCGAGAAAATGTAGCATCCTTTCCATCTCTGGTGCCACAGGGATTGGCTCACAGTTACGGATCTCTTTCATCTTGCCAACAAGTGCTACAGTCGATCTGGAACAGAAGCAAACAG ACCTTGCATCGGACTGACTCGATGGTATCACTCTGCTACCGATCTCTCGCCAGCTATATCACAGACGATAATCTCGCTGGTCTTCAAAGCTTCCTCGAAAACAAACGAGTACTGATCGATGACCGAGACGAG AATGGAAGTACAGCCCTCATCCTTGCAGCAACTAAAGGGAAGATACACTTTGTACGAGAGCTTATCAATCATGGTGCAGATGTTAATGCAGAGGACGCA gACAATTGGACGGCGTTATTGTGTGCGGCCAAGGAAGGGCACACAGATGTGTGCCTTGAATTACTCGAACATGGCGCCGATTTGGAACACAGAGACATG GGAGGGTGGACTGCACTTATGTGGGCGACGTATAAGGGTAGGTCGCCGACGGTGATGATGCTACTAGGACGTGAAGCTGACGTCAATGCACATGGAAATTTTCACATATCTTCGTTGTTATGGGCCGCAGGCAGGGGTTACCCCGATATTGTTAAGGATCTTATTGCTCATGGTGCTAAAGTCAATGTCGGTGACAAG taTGGTACTACAGCGTTGGTGTGGGCGTCGCGTAAAGGTCACGTAGAAATTGTAGATACTCTTCTAAAAGCTGGTGCTAATGTCGATACTGCTGGCATG TACTCATGGACAGCTCTTCTAGTGGCCACTCTTGGGAATCACTTGGAGGTGGTACTACTTCTTTTAGAACATAAACCAAACGTGAACGCGTTAGATAAAGATGGATGCACAGCTCTGGCAATAGCTTGCCGAGAGGGGCATCACGAAATAGCAAATGCTCTTTTGAATGCTGGTGCTTATGTGAACATTCAAGATAGGGCTGGTGACACAAATTTAATTCATGCTGTGAAAGGCGGACATAGAGGAGTGGTTGAATCTCTTTTAAAAAAGTATGCTGATGTCGACATTGCCGGAAAG gaTAAGAAAACTGCAACCTACATAGCAGTCGAAAAAggcaatatttcaatattgaaGCTGTTATTAAATGCAAACCCAGATTTAGAAATTGCGACAAAAGATGGTGATACTCCATTATTACGGGCAGTTCGATCGCGAAACGCTGAAATCGTGCAGATATTGCTAGACAAAAAAGCTAAAGTATCAGCCACCGATAAAAAAGGTGATACTGTACTACATATAGCTATGCGAGCTAGATCGAAAGCCATCGTTGAGATACTATtgagaaatccaaaaaatagtCAACTACTGTACCGTCCAAATAGACAAGGAGAGACTCCTTATAATATCGACATCAATCATCCAAAAACCATTCTTGGACAAATATTTGGTGCAC GGCGTCTTAATACCaatgaagataatgaaaatatgCTCGGTTACGACTTGTACAGTAGTGCGTTAGCGGATATCCTCAGTGAACCATCTCTTTCAACGCCTATAACTGTTGGCCTTTACGCGAAGTGGGGTTCAGGAAAAtcatttttgttaaataaattaagaG aggaaatgaaaaattttgctCGCCAATGGATGGACCCAGTattccaattttctttcttattattcgTAGTAATAACTCATGTATCTTTGTTAGTGGGTATCACAATAGGTCTTGCCCTCCAATCATGGATTGTTGGTCTTGCATGTGGTATAAGTCTTATATTTTTTACGTACACTTTTTTGATACTTGTCTGGTATGCTAACAAAAG ATATGATTGGTACTGGCCATACAATTTCACGGTAGCTCTGACtacaaaattaaattcattgaaaCTGCTTTTACAAGTAATTTTTTGTCATCCTCCTGGTGGTCGAGTTCACGATGATATCACTGTTCAACCCATAAAGTTCTATTTTACTGACCAGACCCGAGTCGGCACAACTGCTGCCGGAGAGAACGCAGTAGTACAAATGGTAGGATCGCTTTATGATTCCATTGAGAATGAATTTGGTTCTTTATCCACGCGACTCTACAGAGCATTCAGACCAAAACCAGATAAATCAACGACAACATGGAAATGGAGACATCTTTGTTGTTTaccatatatagttatatttgaATTCTGCTTTTGCAGTTTACTCGTTGGTATCTCCGTACTTACGGTCTATCTCATCGATATTTCTAGCAGCGA GCCAACAATAGAAAGAGTTACATCACACATTATTATGATAACCATTGCCTTAATACTAGCTGTTAGCGTAATAGCAAACTTATATACATGGAGTCGAACGTTGCAAGCACTTGTTTTCTCTCAAAGACGGCACCTACAGCGCAGCATTTCTAAGTTAGAGACTTTAAAAAGCGAAGGTTTTATACAGACGCTAAGAAGCGAAGTCAGTTTAATGACCGAGAtg gttAAATGCCTAGATAGTTTTATGGCACAACAAAGCAGATTAGTAATAATTGTGGATGGTCTGGATAGTTGTGAACAAGATAAAGTGTTGTTAGTTTTAGATGCTATACAAGCATTATTCAGTGATAACGGTTATCCATTTGTTGTTATATTAGCGATTGATCCACATATTATTGCCAAG GCAGTGGAAGTCAATAGTAGAAGATTATTCACAGAGTCTAATATCGGAGGACACGATTACTTACGTAATATGGTGCATCTTCCATTTTATTTGCAAAACAGTGGTTTGCGAAAGGTAAAAGTAGCTCAACAAACTGCCCAACATAGCAGAAAAACTACGTGGACCGAAGCCGAGGAAAGTGTAAATTACACCGCGACTAGTACAATGCATCACTCTGTTTCTAACAGAAGACTTAGCACAGAGTCTGCTATAATGAACAGCAATGAAAAGTTGAAACCGCAAAGCAGAAAAGGCAGTAGAAAATTACGATTAAGCGAGTCAATCGCAAGTAGCATCGGTAGCAATTTAAATCGATTGGGCGGTGCACAAGATCTCAATAAAATGCTTCTTACTGACGATTACTTTAGTGACGTGAATCCTCGTAGTATGAGAAGATTAATGAATGTTGTTTATGTCACTG GAAGATTATTAAAAGCATTCCAAATTGATTTCAACTGGTATCATTTAGCTAGTTGGATCAATATAACTGAACAATGGCCATTTAGGACGTCTTGGTTGATTCTTCATTACGATATGTATGAAGATAGTTTAGATGATTCCATGTCGTTGAAAAATCTTTATGATAA GATACGACCCCAAATCCCAGTACTTAAAGAAGTTCAACCTCTGTTAGAAATGGATAGAGATGAACGGAAACTAGATATTTTCCTGACGTTCCATCGTTCGAGTTTACTTGTTAGcgatatgaaaatattcttaCCATTCACAATAAATCTCGATCCttatattaagaaaaaaataaaagaggagCAACAGAGTATGGAAGAAGAATCAGGACTACTTGGTCCATATAAACAGTATAGTCCTTGGACTTTACCTAGTAATACACATGAATCATGGAGTGTAAATAAAAGTGGTTTACCAAATCGAACAATGAAACTTGTTAAAACACCAAGTCTACAAGGACATGTACCAGTACCATCAACATCATGGGTACAACCGTGTTTGCAGCCAACATTCGATTGGCAGACTCCATCGTGGCAAGTACTTCCCGTGGAACCGGCGATTAAACCACTCTCTGCAACTACAACATTAccg tcCGAGATTTTGGAGATAAGACTCTCATCTTTAACAGTAAATGGAATTTGCGACCTTATTGATAGGATCGACAGTATAAGTCCTAATCAAGCACCACAGTACAAACAAGTTATTAAAGAGAATAACATTACTGGTAGAGTTTTATTGCATTGTGATTTACAGGAGTTGAAAAAG GTTCTTAAAATGGCTTTTGGAGATTGGGAATTGTTTCGTATGATGATTGTATCGCTTAGAGAATTAGAACTTTCATCATTTAGCACACAAGAAGAAGGTTCACGAAGTGTTCGATTCACCGTAGGATCGGAACAAATTCAACGAAAAGGAGGAG ATCATGCTTTACAAAATACTTCGATACGTGTGCCAACACATGTAGAAAAAGACAAAGGAACATCGAGAACCGATGGTCCTAGGCGAGATCAAACTAAACAATCTATTATGGAAAAACAA gTAACTTTAGAAGAACAGATGATATGTGGTGCATTACAAACTTTAAATGAAGAAGCGTGTGAAGATGTATTAGATGTACCATCTTCTGCAGTGGTACCATCAGACTCACTCGCAG GATCCATTTCGATGGCCCCTCAAGATACAGATTACGTGATTCTTCAATCTAATCCACTTCTACACTGGGTACCAGTCAACGATGAACCAGAGACGTCAGACGACAGCTCGTTCGAGTCAACAGTACATCTTCAACGTACGAACTCTCAACGTAGTATTACATCTCAACTTAGTACCAGATCGGCTTGTTCGTTCGGACGTAAAGAGCTAAGAAAGAGTGGAGGCAATTCTATCAGTAGTAGACCAGCGTCGCTTTTTGTGTCTCCTCCGCCTTCTCCCAGACCTGCCTTCAGATCCAAGTCAACAGATGAAAACTATGTAGCTAATAATATACCCATGAAATCGGCTATCTCTACACCTATGAAGAAACGATGTTCGACTTCGACCTTAAACGATGAGTTAATTTTATCGGTCCCTGTTCCAAACTCCAGCTTGGAAAAGTTAAGCAAACTGAAAGACCGTCTTATGGGAACGTTACCTGTCTCGCCTGCTCCAGGAGAGAGCGAGGATGAGTCCACGCCGTTAGTTTCcgaattatctactccaactcATTCGCAATCCGATAGCGTGTTTAAACACGACTGCAGCGAGGAGAACAGTAGCTCGATTTCCTCGAATAAAAGTTTACCCCATGATGGAGAACGATCCATCGATGTTGTTGATTATTCCGACACTGTTAGTTTAATGGTACGAGAAGCTTCGCAAGTGCGGTTTCTATCGCGTCAAGACGCCGAGGAATGGGACAATCCCGAAACACCTGTTTGA
- the LOC100648801 gene encoding kinase D-interacting substrate of 220 kDa isoform X6, which yields MSHLRLKSRKSSNESPPNKSSKLMSPHGEYRRLQFTLLKGHLEHRFHETLHRTDSMVSLCYRSLASYITDDNLAGLQSFLENKRVLIDDRDENGSTALILAATKGKIHFVRELINHGADVNAEDADNWTALLCAAKEGHTDVCLELLEHGADLEHRDMGGWTALMWATYKGRSPTVMMLLGREADVNAHGNFHISSLLWAAGRGYPDIVKDLIAHGAKVNVGDKYGTTALVWASRKGHVEIVDTLLKAGANVDTAGMYSWTALLVATLGNHLEVVLLLLEHKPNVNALDKDGCTALAIACREGHHEIANALLNAGAYVNIQDRAGDTNLIHAVKGGHRGVVESLLKKYADVDIAGKDKKTATYIAVEKGNISILKLLLNANPDLEIATKDGDTPLLRAVRSRNAEIVQILLDKKAKVSATDKKGDTVLHIAMRARSKAIVEILLRNPKNSQLLYRPNRQGETPYNIDINHPKTILGQIFGARRLNTNEDNENMLGYDLYSSALADILSEPSLSTPITVGLYAKWGSGKSFLLNKLREEMKNFARQWMDPVFQFSFLLFVVITHVSLLVGITIGLALQSWIVGLACGISLIFFTYTFLILVWYANKRYDWYWPYNFTVALTTKLNSLKLLLQVIFCHPPGGRVHDDITVQPIKFYFTDQTRVGTTAAGENAVVQMVGSLYDSIENEFGSLSTRLYRAFRPKPDKSTTTWKWRHLCCLPYIVIFEFCFCSLLVGISVLTVYLIDISSSEPTIERVTSHIIMITIALILAVSVIANLYTWSRTLQALVFSQRRHLQRSISKLETLKSEGFIQTLRSEVSLMTEMVKCLDSFMAQQSRLVIIVDGLDSCEQDKVLLVLDAIQALFSDNGYPFVVILAIDPHIIAKAVEVNSRRLFTESNIGGHDYLRNMVHLPFYLQNSGLRKVKVAQQTAQHSRKTTWTEAEESVNYTATSTMHHSVSNRRLSTESAIMNSNEKLKPQSRKGSRKLRLSESIASSIGSNLNRLGGAQDLNKMLLTDDYFSDVNPRSMRRLMNVVYVTGRLLKAFQIDFNWYHLASWINITEQWPFRTSWLILHYDMYEDSLDDSMSLKNLYDKIRPQIPVLKEVQPLLEMDRDERKLDIFLTFHRSSLLVSDMKIFLPFTINLDPYIKKKIKEEQQSMEEESGLLGPYKQYSPWTLPSNTHESWSVNKSGLPNRTMKLVKTPSLQGHVPVPSTSWVQPCLQPTFDWQTPSWQVLPVEPAIKPLSATTTLPSEILEIRLSSLTVNGICDLIDRIDSISPNQAPQYKQVIKENNITGRVLLHCDLQELKKVLKMAFGDWELFRMMIVSLRELELSSFSTQEEGSRSVRFTVGSEQIQRKGGDHALQNTSIRVPTHVEKDKGTSRTDGPRRDQTKQSIMEKQFQVTLEEQMICGALQTLNEEACEDVLDVPSSAVVPSDSLAGSISMAPQDTDYVILQSNPLLHWVPVNDEPETSDDSSFESTVHLQRTNSQRSITSQLSTRSACSFGRKELRKSGGNSISSRPASLFVSPPPSPRPAFRSKSTDENYVANNIPMKSAISTPMKKRCSTSTLNDELILSVPVPNSSLEKLSKLKDRLMGTLPVSPAPGESEDESTPLVSELSTPTHSQSDSVFKHDCSEENSSSISSNKSLPHDGERSIDVVDYSDTVSLMVREASQVRFLSRQDAEEWDNPETPV from the exons AAGGGTCATTTGGAACATCGTTTCCACGAG ACCTTGCATCGGACTGACTCGATGGTATCACTCTGCTACCGATCTCTCGCCAGCTATATCACAGACGATAATCTCGCTGGTCTTCAAAGCTTCCTCGAAAACAAACGAGTACTGATCGATGACCGAGACGAG AATGGAAGTACAGCCCTCATCCTTGCAGCAACTAAAGGGAAGATACACTTTGTACGAGAGCTTATCAATCATGGTGCAGATGTTAATGCAGAGGACGCA gACAATTGGACGGCGTTATTGTGTGCGGCCAAGGAAGGGCACACAGATGTGTGCCTTGAATTACTCGAACATGGCGCCGATTTGGAACACAGAGACATG GGAGGGTGGACTGCACTTATGTGGGCGACGTATAAGGGTAGGTCGCCGACGGTGATGATGCTACTAGGACGTGAAGCTGACGTCAATGCACATGGAAATTTTCACATATCTTCGTTGTTATGGGCCGCAGGCAGGGGTTACCCCGATATTGTTAAGGATCTTATTGCTCATGGTGCTAAAGTCAATGTCGGTGACAAG taTGGTACTACAGCGTTGGTGTGGGCGTCGCGTAAAGGTCACGTAGAAATTGTAGATACTCTTCTAAAAGCTGGTGCTAATGTCGATACTGCTGGCATG TACTCATGGACAGCTCTTCTAGTGGCCACTCTTGGGAATCACTTGGAGGTGGTACTACTTCTTTTAGAACATAAACCAAACGTGAACGCGTTAGATAAAGATGGATGCACAGCTCTGGCAATAGCTTGCCGAGAGGGGCATCACGAAATAGCAAATGCTCTTTTGAATGCTGGTGCTTATGTGAACATTCAAGATAGGGCTGGTGACACAAATTTAATTCATGCTGTGAAAGGCGGACATAGAGGAGTGGTTGAATCTCTTTTAAAAAAGTATGCTGATGTCGACATTGCCGGAAAG gaTAAGAAAACTGCAACCTACATAGCAGTCGAAAAAggcaatatttcaatattgaaGCTGTTATTAAATGCAAACCCAGATTTAGAAATTGCGACAAAAGATGGTGATACTCCATTATTACGGGCAGTTCGATCGCGAAACGCTGAAATCGTGCAGATATTGCTAGACAAAAAAGCTAAAGTATCAGCCACCGATAAAAAAGGTGATACTGTACTACATATAGCTATGCGAGCTAGATCGAAAGCCATCGTTGAGATACTATtgagaaatccaaaaaatagtCAACTACTGTACCGTCCAAATAGACAAGGAGAGACTCCTTATAATATCGACATCAATCATCCAAAAACCATTCTTGGACAAATATTTGGTGCAC GGCGTCTTAATACCaatgaagataatgaaaatatgCTCGGTTACGACTTGTACAGTAGTGCGTTAGCGGATATCCTCAGTGAACCATCTCTTTCAACGCCTATAACTGTTGGCCTTTACGCGAAGTGGGGTTCAGGAAAAtcatttttgttaaataaattaagaG aggaaatgaaaaattttgctCGCCAATGGATGGACCCAGTattccaattttctttcttattattcgTAGTAATAACTCATGTATCTTTGTTAGTGGGTATCACAATAGGTCTTGCCCTCCAATCATGGATTGTTGGTCTTGCATGTGGTATAAGTCTTATATTTTTTACGTACACTTTTTTGATACTTGTCTGGTATGCTAACAAAAG ATATGATTGGTACTGGCCATACAATTTCACGGTAGCTCTGACtacaaaattaaattcattgaaaCTGCTTTTACAAGTAATTTTTTGTCATCCTCCTGGTGGTCGAGTTCACGATGATATCACTGTTCAACCCATAAAGTTCTATTTTACTGACCAGACCCGAGTCGGCACAACTGCTGCCGGAGAGAACGCAGTAGTACAAATGGTAGGATCGCTTTATGATTCCATTGAGAATGAATTTGGTTCTTTATCCACGCGACTCTACAGAGCATTCAGACCAAAACCAGATAAATCAACGACAACATGGAAATGGAGACATCTTTGTTGTTTaccatatatagttatatttgaATTCTGCTTTTGCAGTTTACTCGTTGGTATCTCCGTACTTACGGTCTATCTCATCGATATTTCTAGCAGCGA GCCAACAATAGAAAGAGTTACATCACACATTATTATGATAACCATTGCCTTAATACTAGCTGTTAGCGTAATAGCAAACTTATATACATGGAGTCGAACGTTGCAAGCACTTGTTTTCTCTCAAAGACGGCACCTACAGCGCAGCATTTCTAAGTTAGAGACTTTAAAAAGCGAAGGTTTTATACAGACGCTAAGAAGCGAAGTCAGTTTAATGACCGAGAtg gttAAATGCCTAGATAGTTTTATGGCACAACAAAGCAGATTAGTAATAATTGTGGATGGTCTGGATAGTTGTGAACAAGATAAAGTGTTGTTAGTTTTAGATGCTATACAAGCATTATTCAGTGATAACGGTTATCCATTTGTTGTTATATTAGCGATTGATCCACATATTATTGCCAAG GCAGTGGAAGTCAATAGTAGAAGATTATTCACAGAGTCTAATATCGGAGGACACGATTACTTACGTAATATGGTGCATCTTCCATTTTATTTGCAAAACAGTGGTTTGCGAAAGGTAAAAGTAGCTCAACAAACTGCCCAACATAGCAGAAAAACTACGTGGACCGAAGCCGAGGAAAGTGTAAATTACACCGCGACTAGTACAATGCATCACTCTGTTTCTAACAGAAGACTTAGCACAGAGTCTGCTATAATGAACAGCAATGAAAAGTTGAAACCGCAAAGCAGAAAAGGCAGTAGAAAATTACGATTAAGCGAGTCAATCGCAAGTAGCATCGGTAGCAATTTAAATCGATTGGGCGGTGCACAAGATCTCAATAAAATGCTTCTTACTGACGATTACTTTAGTGACGTGAATCCTCGTAGTATGAGAAGATTAATGAATGTTGTTTATGTCACTG GAAGATTATTAAAAGCATTCCAAATTGATTTCAACTGGTATCATTTAGCTAGTTGGATCAATATAACTGAACAATGGCCATTTAGGACGTCTTGGTTGATTCTTCATTACGATATGTATGAAGATAGTTTAGATGATTCCATGTCGTTGAAAAATCTTTATGATAA GATACGACCCCAAATCCCAGTACTTAAAGAAGTTCAACCTCTGTTAGAAATGGATAGAGATGAACGGAAACTAGATATTTTCCTGACGTTCCATCGTTCGAGTTTACTTGTTAGcgatatgaaaatattcttaCCATTCACAATAAATCTCGATCCttatattaagaaaaaaataaaagaggagCAACAGAGTATGGAAGAAGAATCAGGACTACTTGGTCCATATAAACAGTATAGTCCTTGGACTTTACCTAGTAATACACATGAATCATGGAGTGTAAATAAAAGTGGTTTACCAAATCGAACAATGAAACTTGTTAAAACACCAAGTCTACAAGGACATGTACCAGTACCATCAACATCATGGGTACAACCGTGTTTGCAGCCAACATTCGATTGGCAGACTCCATCGTGGCAAGTACTTCCCGTGGAACCGGCGATTAAACCACTCTCTGCAACTACAACATTAccg tcCGAGATTTTGGAGATAAGACTCTCATCTTTAACAGTAAATGGAATTTGCGACCTTATTGATAGGATCGACAGTATAAGTCCTAATCAAGCACCACAGTACAAACAAGTTATTAAAGAGAATAACATTACTGGTAGAGTTTTATTGCATTGTGATTTACAGGAGTTGAAAAAG GTTCTTAAAATGGCTTTTGGAGATTGGGAATTGTTTCGTATGATGATTGTATCGCTTAGAGAATTAGAACTTTCATCATTTAGCACACAAGAAGAAGGTTCACGAAGTGTTCGATTCACCGTAGGATCGGAACAAATTCAACGAAAAGGAGGAG ATCATGCTTTACAAAATACTTCGATACGTGTGCCAACACATGTAGAAAAAGACAAAGGAACATCGAGAACCGATGGTCCTAGGCGAGATCAAACTAAACAATCTATTATGGAAAAACAA TTCCAG gTAACTTTAGAAGAACAGATGATATGTGGTGCATTACAAACTTTAAATGAAGAAGCGTGTGAAGATGTATTAGATGTACCATCTTCTGCAGTGGTACCATCAGACTCACTCGCAG GATCCATTTCGATGGCCCCTCAAGATACAGATTACGTGATTCTTCAATCTAATCCACTTCTACACTGGGTACCAGTCAACGATGAACCAGAGACGTCAGACGACAGCTCGTTCGAGTCAACAGTACATCTTCAACGTACGAACTCTCAACGTAGTATTACATCTCAACTTAGTACCAGATCGGCTTGTTCGTTCGGACGTAAAGAGCTAAGAAAGAGTGGAGGCAATTCTATCAGTAGTAGACCAGCGTCGCTTTTTGTGTCTCCTCCGCCTTCTCCCAGACCTGCCTTCAGATCCAAGTCAACAGATGAAAACTATGTAGCTAATAATATACCCATGAAATCGGCTATCTCTACACCTATGAAGAAACGATGTTCGACTTCGACCTTAAACGATGAGTTAATTTTATCGGTCCCTGTTCCAAACTCCAGCTTGGAAAAGTTAAGCAAACTGAAAGACCGTCTTATGGGAACGTTACCTGTCTCGCCTGCTCCAGGAGAGAGCGAGGATGAGTCCACGCCGTTAGTTTCcgaattatctactccaactcATTCGCAATCCGATAGCGTGTTTAAACACGACTGCAGCGAGGAGAACAGTAGCTCGATTTCCTCGAATAAAAGTTTACCCCATGATGGAGAACGATCCATCGATGTTGTTGATTATTCCGACACTGTTAGTTTAATGGTACGAGAAGCTTCGCAAGTGCGGTTTCTATCGCGTCAAGACGCCGAGGAATGGGACAATCCCGAAACACCTGTTTGA